The nucleotide sequence GCATCAGCGGCCCGTAGTCATTCACCGGAAATACATGCGTCATTCCAATGGCCCTCCTGCAACGAGTTGTACCATTTGACCAGCGCCGTTGCACTCGGTTGCATGCGGGCCAGTAACAATTCATGCTGTCGGTGTGAGAGTCATGCAAAAAGACAGCATCAATCGAAATCAGGGGATCAATACGGTGAGCGATGTACTGGCAGGCAAAGTTGCGTTGGTAACAGGAGCAGGACGCGGTCTGGGGCGCGCTTTCGCTGAACGGCTGGCAGCCATGGGATGTGCAGTCGGGATTCACGGCATGCGGGAAAATGGTCCGGCCGAATACGGGGAAGGAACCACCCTGACCGATACGGCAAACCAGATCGCCACCAAGTACGGTGTCAAAACTGTGAGAGTTCTCGGTGACCTCACCCAGAATAACGAAGTCGCTCGAGTCGTCGAGGAAGTGAAACAGGCACTGGGCCCCATCTCGATTCTCGTCCATAACGCAGGGGGTGACATTGCGGCAGCGGGAGGAAAACCGAACCCAAACGATGCGGTCAATATCAAGGAAATTGACGTCCGAGCCGTACTCGATCGGAACCTGATCAGCACCATCTTCACCTGTCAGCATGTCGCACGCGGAATGATGGACCAGCGCTGGGGTCGCATCGTCACCATCAGCTCGATCTCGGCCTTCAAAGGCAACGAATCGAGCTGCATCTACTCCACCGCCAAAGCAGCCGTTGTCGAATATACCCGTTGCCTTGCGGCCCAGCTTCGCCCGTATAATATCACGGCCAATACACTGGCTCCGGGAGATACGCGAACGGGTCGCTTCCTGGGAACGCGGTCGGTCGCCGAAGAACGACTCGTCACCGACGGAACCCTCGACCGCATCGGTCTGGTGGACGAAGTCGCTCGCGTCGTGGAAGTCTTCGCCGGGCCCCTCGGTGACTTCATCACCGGACAGGCTCTTCGCGTTGACGGGGGCAGCCAGTGCTGGCCAGCCTGAACTCCCAGGCAACTTGAAACGGACGGGATTCCTCACACACACGTTTGTCGTCGAAGTGAGCCAGAGCCGCCTGCAAGCGGCTCTGGCTTGCAACTGACGCAGCACAGGAGCGTGACGAGAGCCCCCCGGTAACATGGTATTGGAACCTCCCCCTTCCCCAGTGATGCTTGAAAACGGGTTGATCATCATGAGAAAGTGGCTTTCACTCTGTTTGTGTGGTTTGTCTGTTTCGGGATGCGGACTTGCGGGAGTGGAAACGGACGTTCCGGTCCCGACCGCGAAAGCGCAGCCGCTGGGGGGGCAACCCAAGCAGAATGAATCGCCCCGGACAACTCTCGAACCGACAGAGCGATTGATCGGTGGCGTGAAGTTCGAAGTTCCCGCAGGATGGGAAGAGAAAAGTCTCTCAAGCTCAATGATCCTGGGGGAGTACTCGCTTCCGGGTGAAGCGGGTAACGCACGTCTGACGCTGTCCACTGCGGGTGGCGGCACAGCGGCCAACCTTGAACGCTGGCGAGGTCAATTTCAACCCGGCCCGAATGATCCTCCCGCAAGTGAAACGACAGTCACCGCTGCCGGAAAGGAAGTCACACTGCTGGACGTGCACGGCACGTTCAATGACTCGTTTGGCGGGGGAGGCCCCAAGCCGAACTGGCAACTCCTGGGTGTGGCCATTCCGATCGACCCGGACCACAACTACTTCGTCAAGTTGACCGGTCCCAGTGAAACCGTCACCGCCCGACGTGAAGAGTTTCTCAAGTTCGTCTCCTCAGCGCGGTTCGAGAAGTGACATGAGTCTTGGAAAATTCGCCGGCTGCCGACACACTGCCGGGATTGGTGTCGGATCAAGGAAAATACAGGGGTAGACCAAGCCTCTGCAGGACTCACTCGCGGACAACATCCGAGTGAACCTCACCGACGGGACAGCGCGAGGTTGCGGCCCGTTTCTTATGGACGCGCATCGCGGCTCAAGTGGGGTGAGAGAACTCGGTCCCCTGCTTGCCAGTCATGCTCCTTGCGCTGAGCGATGACCATTCACGATCGGGGCCCCTGTCGGGTCGCCACAGCCTGAGCCTGATCGGCATCACCTGCACGTATCTGTGTAACGCAACCGCGAATCACTCTGAGGCGAAATCGGGGATCGAGTACTGAGTCTCGATCACGGCGTTGGCGAAGAGTTCCTTCAAAAGTTTCTTCGGACGGTTCTTGTTTCGCTCTTCCGTCAGTGTCTCTCGAATTTCTTCGTACACATCTTCAAACGGCTTGCGACTCGCTTCCTTCCGTCCAATCACGCGTACAACGCAGACGGAATCGCGGCCCTCGTGGACCTCGCTCAGCTTCTTGGTCGGCATCTCGAACAGCTTTTTCTCAAGCTTCGTGTC is from Schlesneria sp. DSM 10557 and encodes:
- a CDS encoding SDR family NAD(P)-dependent oxidoreductase, whose protein sequence is MQKDSINRNQGINTVSDVLAGKVALVTGAGRGLGRAFAERLAAMGCAVGIHGMRENGPAEYGEGTTLTDTANQIATKYGVKTVRVLGDLTQNNEVARVVEEVKQALGPISILVHNAGGDIAAAGGKPNPNDAVNIKEIDVRAVLDRNLISTIFTCQHVARGMMDQRWGRIVTISSISAFKGNESSCIYSTAKAAVVEYTRCLAAQLRPYNITANTLAPGDTRTGRFLGTRSVAEERLVTDGTLDRIGLVDEVARVVEVFAGPLGDFITGQALRVDGGSQCWPA